From the Pseudomonadota bacterium genome, the window GTGAACAATTCCTCATTCAATCCGAAACAGGGGGTTCAGGTACTGCTGCTCGAAGGCCCGCAGCCGTTCGATCTCGGCGGCCAGCGCCTCCTCGCTCAGCCCCGCCGCCCGCTTCTGCTCGATCAACCCGGCCGTGTACTCGCTGGCGAACGCGTAGTCCGTCATCGCCAGGTAGACCTCCCAGGCGACCACGTAGGCCACACCGGCGACGGCCGCGATCCCTACCCCGACGGCGAGCGCCGGCCAGAAGCGAATCACCCCGCCGAGTTCCTGGTCGCGATAGGCCTTCACGCCGAGGAAGATCATGGACAGGGCCACCAGCATCACCAGGTAGCCGAAGACGGCGCCGGCGAAGAACCCCTCGCTACCGGACAGCACGTGGCCGAGGATCATGGTGAGAATAACGATGAGCCCGGAAACCGAGCCGTACTTGGTGATGATGCGGAACATTGGAGTCTCCTCTCCCTGGCGAACCACTAACGACCGGCGAAGCGTGACACCTCCGACGGTAAGTGCGCCATCGCCCAAAGGGGTGATTGCCTTTGAATCAGTGGCTTAGGCCGTACGAATCGCCCTATCGGATGAGGGCCAGGGTGCGCGCCTTGCTCACCGCCTGCGTGCGGCGCCCCACCTCCAGCTTGGTGTAGA encodes:
- a CDS encoding DUF4199 domain-containing protein; protein product: MFRIITKYGSVSGLIVILTMILGHVLSGSEGFFAGAVFGYLVMLVALSMIFLGVKAYRDQELGGVIRFWPALAVGVGIAAVAGVAYVVAWEVYLAMTDYAFASEYTAGLIEQKRAAGLSEEALAAEIERLRAFEQQYLNPLFRIE